From the Pomacea canaliculata isolate SZHN2017 linkage group LG4, ASM307304v1, whole genome shotgun sequence genome, one window contains:
- the LOC112562518 gene encoding ficolin-1-A-like — MWSRLAGLIALSPITAIVSKADVQYAILTFNEAREASCVVARSCKDWQEKGAKSGVYTIELDGYYYKGALTVWCDMDTAGGGWTVFQRRRDFTVDFNRSRTEYINGFGDISGDFWLGLGAIDDLSVRGGLTNLRVDLVAESGRRYWAQYTDFFLCFEELFGLNDRLYYYSGDAGDGLIGDKQLFYTYDGHKKSCETSIKGGWWYNQSDCSSKANLNSPDRRFMTWANIGRVTFSEMKIKPRD; from the exons ATGTGGTCGCGACTAGCAGGGTTGATTGCCCTGAGCCCCATCACAGCGATTGTTTCAAAGGCAGATGTGCAATATGCCATTTTGACCTTCAATGAAGCCCGAGAAGCAAGCTGTGTTGTTGCAA ggTCTTGTAAAGACTGGCAGGAGAAAGGAGCAAAGAGTGGTGTCTACACCATTGAGCTAGATGGATATTACTACAAGGGAGCTCTCACAGTGTGGTGTGATATGGACACTGCGGGCGGCGGCTGGACG gtgttccagagacgtcgCGACTTCACAGTTGACTTCAACCGGAGCAGGACAGAATATATAAACGGTTTTGGTGACATCTCTGGAGACTTCTGGCTGG gcctAGGCGCGATTGACGACCTGTCAGTGCGTGGAGGTCTTACGAACTTGAGAGTGGACCTGGTGGCTGAGTCCGGGAGACGCTACTGGGCACAATACACGGATTTCTTTTTGTGCTTTGAGGAATTATTCGGACTTAATGATCGCTTGTACTACTACTCGGGTGACGCAG gaGATGGGTTGATTGGCgataaacagttattttataCCTATGACGGACACAAGAAGAGCTGTGAGACATCTATTAAGGGCGGCTGGTGGTACAATCAGAGTGACTGTAGCAGCAAGGCTAACCTCAACAGCCCTGATAGAAGGTTCATGACCTGGGCTAACATCGGCCGCGTGACGTTCTCGGAGATGAAGATAAAGCCACGGGACTAA